From Shewanella yunxiaonensis, the proteins below share one genomic window:
- the hypB gene encoding hydrogenase nickel incorporation protein HypB translates to MCKDCGCSIAGHDHSHDHHHHELSTNPQLNDKKTLSVIHKILDKNDVEAAHNREHFEEHGVMAFNLMSSPGSGKTTLLEHLGDYTNKKFCVIEGDLETSRDADRLKAKGISAVQIQTGSACHLDAFMVHGALHQQPLDNMDICFVENVGNLVCPASYDVGAHKNVVLVSVPEGEDKIEKYPVMFRKADVVLITKCDLLPYFDFDTEVAKSHVLKLNPNAKVICVSVKEKESMLEVAHWFENELATFNTTAEAV, encoded by the coding sequence ATGTGTAAAGATTGCGGTTGTTCTATTGCAGGACATGATCACAGCCATGATCACCATCATCACGAGCTGTCAACCAATCCACAACTCAACGATAAGAAGACCTTGTCAGTGATCCATAAAATACTCGACAAGAACGATGTTGAAGCCGCCCATAACCGTGAACACTTTGAAGAACACGGGGTAATGGCATTCAATCTAATGAGCAGCCCAGGTTCAGGTAAAACCACCCTGCTGGAACATCTCGGTGACTATACCAACAAAAAATTCTGTGTCATTGAAGGCGACTTGGAAACTTCTCGCGATGCCGATCGGCTAAAAGCCAAAGGCATCAGTGCAGTACAGATCCAGACCGGTAGTGCCTGCCATCTGGATGCTTTTATGGTGCATGGTGCGCTGCATCAGCAGCCATTGGATAACATGGATATCTGCTTTGTGGAAAATGTGGGCAATTTGGTCTGCCCAGCCAGCTATGATGTCGGAGCCCACAAAAACGTAGTGTTGGTTTCCGTCCCGGAAGGTGAAGACAAAATTGAAAAATATCCTGTCATGTTCCGTAAAGCGGATGTGGTTTTAATCACTAAATGTGACCTGCTGCCCTACTTCGATTTTGATACCGAAGTCGCCAAAAGCCATGTACTCAAACTAAATCCAAATGCCAAAGTGATCTGTGTTTCTGTGAAAGAAAAAGAAAGCATGTTGGAAGTAGCACATTGGTTTGAAAATGAACTCGCCACCTTCAACACTACTGCGGAGGCTGTCTGA
- a CDS encoding HypC/HybG/HupF family hydrogenase formation chaperone, which produces MCLSIPSQVVELHPEIQSVTVDTLGVKRTVSCHLMEEPLAVGDYVLIHIGFVMNKIDAASAAESLALYKEIVDKMEAADA; this is translated from the coding sequence ATGTGTCTCTCTATTCCCTCACAAGTTGTTGAACTACACCCAGAAATACAAAGCGTTACGGTTGACACCTTAGGTGTAAAGCGCACTGTAAGTTGTCATCTTATGGAAGAACCTTTGGCTGTCGGTGATTATGTGTTAATCCACATCGGTTTTGTGATGAATAAAATCGATGCTGCATCGGCGGCTGAAAGTTTGGCGCTATATAAAGAAATCGTCGACAAGATGGAGGCCGCTGATGCCTGA
- the hypE gene encoding hydrogenase expression/formation protein HypE produces MSTPKQIQLSHGGGGREMAELIGKLFFEAFDNQILRQEEDAACLNMTGPIAFTTDSFVVSPLFFKGGNIGKLAIAGTVNDLAMMGAAPQYLSCGFIIEEGFEIAKLKEIVETMAAELHKSGAKIVCGDTKVVPKGCADGVFINTSGVGRIIKPGISVHSVRPGDAIILSRDIGCHGAAILAAREGLELETELQSDCATLWPMVEQLIAANLELHAMRDATRGGIAAVLNEWAKAANVGIELSEEVIPVRDEVRGVCELYGFEPWDLANEGTFVIALPQEIAADAITVMHQFCNCDQARIVGTVTDTNAGKVILHSPWGSKRYLELPAGELLPRIC; encoded by the coding sequence ATGTCTACCCCGAAACAGATCCAGCTCAGTCATGGTGGTGGTGGCCGCGAAATGGCTGAGTTAATTGGCAAACTGTTCTTTGAAGCGTTTGATAACCAAATCCTACGTCAGGAAGAAGACGCTGCCTGTCTTAATATGACGGGCCCAATTGCGTTCACCACAGATTCTTTTGTGGTTTCTCCATTGTTTTTCAAAGGCGGCAATATTGGCAAGCTGGCAATTGCCGGCACAGTAAACGATTTGGCAATGATGGGCGCGGCACCGCAGTACCTGAGTTGTGGTTTTATCATTGAAGAAGGCTTTGAAATCGCCAAACTCAAAGAGATTGTAGAGACCATGGCCGCAGAGCTGCATAAAAGCGGAGCCAAAATTGTCTGTGGCGATACCAAGGTCGTGCCCAAAGGCTGCGCTGATGGGGTGTTTATCAACACCTCCGGCGTTGGTCGCATTATCAAGCCGGGGATCTCAGTGCACTCAGTACGCCCAGGCGATGCCATCATTCTGTCTCGTGACATTGGATGCCATGGCGCCGCAATTCTGGCAGCCCGTGAAGGACTGGAATTGGAAACTGAGCTGCAATCCGATTGTGCCACGCTGTGGCCGATGGTAGAGCAGCTGATCGCGGCCAACCTTGAACTGCATGCCATGCGCGATGCCACACGTGGCGGGATTGCTGCAGTGTTGAACGAATGGGCCAAAGCGGCAAATGTTGGTATTGAACTCAGCGAGGAAGTGATCCCGGTGCGTGATGAAGTACGCGGTGTCTGTGAACTTTACGGTTTTGAGCCCTGGGACTTGGCTAACGAAGGCACCTTTGTGATTGCCCTGCCACAGGAAATCGCGGCCGATGCCATCACCGTCATGCATCAATTCTGCAATTGCGATCAGGCGCGGATTGTCGGTACTGTCACCGACACCAATGCTGGCAAGGTTATTCTGCATTCCCCATGGGGCAGCAAACGCTATCTGGAACTGCCAGCGGGTGAATTGTTACCGAGGATCTGCTGA
- the hypA gene encoding hydrogenase/urease nickel incorporation protein HypA gives MHEFSIVSALIDQCEQLAIEHQAKGIARVAVKIGALSGVEPQLVKTAFDTFREDGMCKGAELEMDVAPLELDCKACGAHSIPDEIAYLCPVCNSRDIKISGGEEMLLMQLELIFD, from the coding sequence ATGCATGAATTTTCCATTGTCAGCGCCTTAATCGATCAATGTGAGCAGCTTGCTATTGAACATCAGGCCAAAGGCATCGCCAGAGTTGCAGTTAAAATCGGAGCACTTAGTGGCGTCGAACCGCAACTGGTGAAGACTGCTTTTGATACCTTCCGCGAAGATGGTATGTGTAAAGGTGCAGAATTGGAGATGGACGTTGCACCACTAGAGCTGGACTGTAAAGCTTGTGGCGCCCACTCGATCCCAGATGAAATTGCCTACCTCTGCCCGGTTTGCAATAGCCGTGATATCAAAATCAGCGGTGGCGAAGAGATGCTGCTGATGCAGCTGGAATTGATTTTTGATTGA
- the hypD gene encoding hydrogenase formation protein HypD — protein sequence MPELQLKQLYDGFRDPRTVAELASQIKQLAAKLDEPVNVMEVCGGHTHTIMKYGLLQLLPDNIEFIHGPGCPVCIMPKERIDQAAALAQIPDVILVTLGDMIRVPGSEGSLAQFRAKGCDIRPIYMPLDALKIAQENPDKTVVYFAIGFETSTPMTAVLLEQAEKLGIPNLLFHINHVLVPPAIDAVMADPDTRVNAFIGPSHVSVITGSQIYQPTVDNYHTPVVVSGFEPVDVMQSILSIVKQKVEGRCALENQYERAVSYKGNEAAQQKVNHFFTVRPSFRWRGLGPIPNSALMLKPEYRHRDAELKYGERLPVKEIDDHKACQCGDILRGKAKPQDCKVFGRGCTPQTPLGSCMVSSEGACNAYYRYAGVK from the coding sequence ATGCCTGAGTTGCAACTCAAGCAGCTCTATGATGGTTTTCGCGACCCCCGTACCGTTGCAGAGCTGGCATCACAAATCAAGCAGCTAGCGGCCAAGCTGGACGAGCCAGTAAATGTCATGGAAGTGTGTGGCGGGCATACGCATACCATCATGAAATATGGCCTGTTACAGCTGCTGCCCGATAATATCGAATTTATACACGGTCCTGGATGCCCGGTATGTATCATGCCGAAGGAGCGTATCGATCAAGCGGCAGCATTGGCACAAATACCGGATGTGATCCTGGTGACTTTAGGTGACATGATCCGGGTGCCGGGTTCTGAAGGGTCGCTGGCGCAGTTCCGCGCCAAAGGCTGTGATATTCGCCCGATCTATATGCCACTGGATGCATTGAAAATCGCGCAGGAAAATCCCGATAAAACCGTCGTTTATTTCGCTATCGGTTTTGAAACTTCAACGCCGATGACTGCCGTACTGTTAGAACAGGCTGAAAAGCTCGGCATTCCCAACCTGTTATTCCACATCAACCATGTGCTGGTACCGCCAGCAATAGATGCGGTTATGGCCGATCCTGACACGCGGGTAAATGCCTTTATCGGCCCGTCACATGTCAGTGTGATCACCGGCAGCCAGATTTATCAACCCACGGTTGATAACTATCACACTCCGGTGGTGGTCTCCGGGTTTGAGCCCGTGGATGTGATGCAATCAATCCTGTCGATTGTGAAACAGAAAGTGGAGGGTCGTTGCGCGCTGGAAAACCAGTACGAACGTGCCGTGAGCTACAAAGGTAATGAAGCCGCACAGCAAAAAGTGAATCACTTTTTTACAGTTCGCCCCAGCTTCCGCTGGCGTGGCCTGGGACCGATCCCCAACTCAGCCTTGATGCTCAAACCGGAATACCGCCACCGCGATGCTGAACTTAAATATGGCGAACGGTTACCGGTAAAAGAGATTGACGATCACAAAGCCTGCCAGTGTGGCGATATTCTTAGAGGCAAAGCCAAACCACAAGACTGCAAAGTGTTTGGCCGTGGCTGTACCCCACAAACGCCACTTGGCAGCTGCATGGTAAGTTCCGAAGGCGCGTGTAACGCCTACTACCGTTACGCAGGAGTAAAATAA